A DNA window from Theobroma cacao cultivar B97-61/B2 chromosome 5, Criollo_cocoa_genome_V2, whole genome shotgun sequence contains the following coding sequences:
- the LOC18599043 gene encoding transcription factor bHLH48 isoform X1, translated as MEPKARTTETRSNGTTSDGDEAVALESLQFTDEIHRLISAPSTDNASSFTALLELPAPQAVELLHSPESAKLIAAPAPNVEDIKGSFHFPSNTSLIERAARFSVFAGDSNNNNNKTGSAETTSNNSSQNPQKEVKSEPAETESCQPLVSDPTVEKRSIKRKDREKKVKGSTKKSKTAANESSEDAEKLPYVHVRARRGQATDSHSLAERARREKINARMKLLQELVPGCNKISGTALVLDEIINHVQSLQRQVEFLSMRLAAVNPRIDFNLDSIFTAESGSLMDGNFPSMVMPLMWPEVQVNGNRQQYQQQWHFDAIQQPIWVREEVCNNYITPENSLLSYDSSANSATLHSNQVKMEL; from the exons atgGAGCCAAAAGCAAGGACGACGGAAACCAGATCTAATGGAACGACGTCGGATGGGGACGAAGCAGTGGCGCTCGAATCGCTCCAATTTACAGACGAAATCCACCGTTTGATCTCGGCTCCGTCAACCGATAATGCGAGTTCCTTTACGGCTCTGCTTGAGCTCCCCGCCCCACAAGCTGTTGAGCTTCTTCACTCTCCTGAGTCGGCTAAGCTTATCGCGGCTCCGGCGCCCAACGTTGAAGATATCAAAGGCAGCTTTCATTTTCCTTCTAATACTAGTTTGATTGAACGAGCTGCGAGGTTCTCTGTGTTTGCTGGAGACAGTAACAACAACAATAACAAGACCGGCTCGGCTGAAACGACGTCGAACAACTCAAGCCAGAATCCCCAGAAGGAGGTGAAGAGTGAGCCGGCCGAGACCGAGTCATGTCAGCCATTAGTTTCTGATCCAACGGTGGAGAAGCGGAGTATCAAGAGAAAGGACCGAGAAAAGAAG GTTAAAGGGTCAACGAAGAAAAGCAAAACTGCGGCAAACGAGAGCTCAGAGGACGCGGAGAAGCTGCCTTACGTTCACGTTAGAGCTCGCCGGGGACAAGCAACGGATAGCCATAGCTTAGCAGAGAGA GCGAGGAGAGAGAAGATTAATGCACGAATGAAGCTACTACAGGAGTTGGTACCTGGATGCAATAAG ATTTCTGGTACAGCATTGGTGTTGGATGAAATCATCAATCATGTGCAGTCCCTACAACGCCAAGTAGAG TTCTTATCAATGAGACTTGCAGCTGTGAACCCAAGAATTGATTTCAACCTTGATAGTATATTCACAGCAGAA AGTGGATCTCTAATGGACGGTAACTTCCCTAGCATGGTTATGCCTCTGATGTGGCCTGAGGTTCAAGTCAATGGAAACAGACAACAGTATCAACAGCAATGGCATTTTGATGCAATTCAGCAACCCATTTGGGTGAGAGAAGAAGTTtgcaataattatattactcCTGAGAACTCGCTTTTAAGTTATGACTCCTCGGCAAATTCAG CAACATTGCACTCGAATCAAGTGAAAATGGAGCTATGA
- the LOC18599043 gene encoding transcription factor bHLH48 isoform X2 — MEPKARTTETRSNGTTSDGDEAVALESLQFTDEIHRLISAPSTDNASSFTALLELPAPQAVELLHSPESAKLIAAPAPNVEDIKGSFHFPSNTSLIERAARFSVFAGDSNNNNNKTGSAETTSNNSSQNPQKEVKSEPAETESCQPLVSDPTVEKRSIKRKDREKKVKGSTKKSKTAANESSEDAEKLPYVHVRARRGQATDSHSLAERARREKINARMKLLQELVPGCNKISGTALVLDEIINHVQSLQRQVEFLSMRLAAVNPRIDFNLDSIFTAESGSLMDGNFPSMVMPLMWPEVQVNGNRQQYQQQWHFDAIQQPIWQHCTRIK, encoded by the exons atgGAGCCAAAAGCAAGGACGACGGAAACCAGATCTAATGGAACGACGTCGGATGGGGACGAAGCAGTGGCGCTCGAATCGCTCCAATTTACAGACGAAATCCACCGTTTGATCTCGGCTCCGTCAACCGATAATGCGAGTTCCTTTACGGCTCTGCTTGAGCTCCCCGCCCCACAAGCTGTTGAGCTTCTTCACTCTCCTGAGTCGGCTAAGCTTATCGCGGCTCCGGCGCCCAACGTTGAAGATATCAAAGGCAGCTTTCATTTTCCTTCTAATACTAGTTTGATTGAACGAGCTGCGAGGTTCTCTGTGTTTGCTGGAGACAGTAACAACAACAATAACAAGACCGGCTCGGCTGAAACGACGTCGAACAACTCAAGCCAGAATCCCCAGAAGGAGGTGAAGAGTGAGCCGGCCGAGACCGAGTCATGTCAGCCATTAGTTTCTGATCCAACGGTGGAGAAGCGGAGTATCAAGAGAAAGGACCGAGAAAAGAAG GTTAAAGGGTCAACGAAGAAAAGCAAAACTGCGGCAAACGAGAGCTCAGAGGACGCGGAGAAGCTGCCTTACGTTCACGTTAGAGCTCGCCGGGGACAAGCAACGGATAGCCATAGCTTAGCAGAGAGA GCGAGGAGAGAGAAGATTAATGCACGAATGAAGCTACTACAGGAGTTGGTACCTGGATGCAATAAG ATTTCTGGTACAGCATTGGTGTTGGATGAAATCATCAATCATGTGCAGTCCCTACAACGCCAAGTAGAG TTCTTATCAATGAGACTTGCAGCTGTGAACCCAAGAATTGATTTCAACCTTGATAGTATATTCACAGCAGAA AGTGGATCTCTAATGGACGGTAACTTCCCTAGCATGGTTATGCCTCTGATGTGGCCTGAGGTTCAAGTCAATGGAAACAGACAACAGTATCAACAGCAATGGCATTTTGATGCAATTCAGCAACCCATTTGG CAACATTGCACTCGAATCAAGTGA
- the LOC18599045 gene encoding protein cornichon homolog 1 isoform X2 yields MAWDLIFWILCFFINIALFASTFYQLLSLSDLEVDHLNPFEASSRINAVVVPEFLLQGLLCALFLLTWHWFMFLLFLPLTAYHLMLYLNRKHLIDVTEVFRDIGTEKKYRYVKLGIYLVLFTVILFRLIISAFSSLLDEDEVHAF; encoded by the exons ATGGCTTGGGATTTAATTTTCTGGATTCTCTGTTTCTTCATCAACATAGCTCTTTTCGCTTCAACCTTTTATCAG TTGTTGTCGTTATCGGATCTTGAGGTTGATCATCTGAATCCCTTCGAAGCATCGAGTCGGATTAATGCGGTTGTTGTCCCGGAGTTTCTCTTGCAAGGACTGCTTTGCGCTCTTTTCCTGCTCACCTGGCATTGGTTTatgtttctcttgtttcttCCCCTTACTGCTTATCATCTCATGCt GTACTTGAATCGGAAGCATCTTATTGATGTCACTGAGGTTTTCAGAGATATTGGCACTGAGAAAAAATATCGATATGTCAAGCTGGGCATTTATTTAGTTCTCTTCACTGTAATTTTGTTCAG GCTTATAATATCTGCTTTCAGCTCTTTACTTGATGAGGATGAGGTGCATGCATTTTGA
- the LOC18599045 gene encoding protein cornichon homolog 1 isoform X1 — translation MAWDLIFWILCFFINIALFASTFYQLLSLSDLEVDHLNPFEASSRINAVVVPEFLLQGLLCALFLLTWHWFMFLLFLPLTAYHLMLYLNRKHLIDVTEVFRDIGTEKKYRYVKLGIYLVLFTVILFRSLAASISFFRSKFEELDLRSSHFY, via the exons ATGGCTTGGGATTTAATTTTCTGGATTCTCTGTTTCTTCATCAACATAGCTCTTTTCGCTTCAACCTTTTATCAG TTGTTGTCGTTATCGGATCTTGAGGTTGATCATCTGAATCCCTTCGAAGCATCGAGTCGGATTAATGCGGTTGTTGTCCCGGAGTTTCTCTTGCAAGGACTGCTTTGCGCTCTTTTCCTGCTCACCTGGCATTGGTTTatgtttctcttgtttcttCCCCTTACTGCTTATCATCTCATGCt GTACTTGAATCGGAAGCATCTTATTGATGTCACTGAGGTTTTCAGAGATATTGGCACTGAGAAAAAATATCGATATGTCAAGCTGGGCATTTATTTAGTTCTCTTCACTGTAATTTTGTTCAG AAGTCTTGCCGCAAGCATATCCTTTTTCCGTTCCAAGTTTGAAGAACTAGACCTTCGATCCTCTCATTTCTACTAG